A genomic segment from Bosea sp. OAE506 encodes:
- a CDS encoding ATP-binding protein — MRRLLLRLMPARAAAQITVIAIGSLVLANLVTIVALLVLLPPELKRIPNFPYVTDLIAIARMVEAAPAPEARAVIVETALAANPQLSRLPPEARTSERNLFWADRQLLDNLKTQVGPKVEALMLDHAPGRFGPPPFGVRFADGSGLAMTPASMAPPPRGGAFIGYLVVMLALLACLVGLLSLWAARAVASPLSRLAAAIDRFDPDRDTLAVPEEGPVEVKRLAGAFGSMAARIRRLIDDRTRMLAAVSHDLRTPITRLRLRADEIADERQRRAIVADLALMERMVGAALSYLRDGRASGSLTATDMPALLQTICDDFADLGHIVIYDGPMRASAVCDADQMTRAVNNLIDNAIKFGGKVSVRLDDSDTATIAIEVEDDGPGIAPEEREKVFAPFYRSDAARTLKEGSGFGLGLSIVRAIAEAHRGTLMLADREGGGLRVRLAWPRRL, encoded by the coding sequence ATGAGGCGGCTGCTGCTGCGGCTGATGCCGGCGCGGGCGGCCGCGCAGATCACCGTTATCGCGATCGGCTCGCTGGTCCTGGCCAATCTCGTCACCATTGTCGCCCTGCTCGTGCTGCTGCCGCCCGAGCTCAAGCGCATTCCGAACTTTCCCTATGTCACGGACCTGATCGCGATCGCCCGCATGGTCGAGGCGGCCCCCGCGCCGGAGGCCAGGGCAGTCATCGTCGAGACCGCGCTGGCAGCCAACCCCCAGCTCTCGCGGCTGCCGCCGGAGGCGCGCACGAGCGAGCGCAACCTGTTCTGGGCCGACCGTCAGCTTCTCGACAATCTGAAGACGCAGGTTGGGCCGAAGGTCGAGGCGCTGATGCTCGACCATGCGCCCGGCCGCTTCGGCCCGCCGCCCTTCGGCGTCCGCTTTGCCGATGGCAGCGGGTTGGCGATGACGCCGGCTTCGATGGCGCCGCCGCCACGGGGTGGAGCGTTCATCGGCTATCTCGTCGTCATGCTGGCGCTGCTGGCCTGTCTCGTCGGCCTGCTCTCGCTCTGGGCGGCGCGCGCCGTGGCCTCGCCGCTGTCGCGCCTGGCGGCGGCGATCGATCGCTTCGATCCCGACCGCGACACGCTCGCGGTCCCCGAGGAGGGGCCGGTCGAGGTGAAGCGGCTGGCCGGCGCCTTCGGCAGCATGGCGGCGCGCATCCGGCGGCTGATCGACGATCGCACCCGGATGCTGGCGGCGGTCAGCCATGATCTGCGCACGCCGATCACGCGGCTGCGGCTGCGCGCCGACGAGATCGCCGATGAGCGCCAGCGCCGCGCCATCGTCGCCGATCTCGCCTTGATGGAGCGCATGGTCGGAGCGGCGCTGTCCTATCTGCGCGATGGGCGCGCCTCGGGCAGCCTGACGGCGACCGACATGCCGGCCCTGCTCCAGACGATCTGCGACGACTTCGCCGATCTCGGCCATATCGTGATCTATGACGGGCCGATGCGCGCCTCCGCCGTCTGCGACGCCGACCAGATGACGCGCGCCGTGAACAACCTCATCGACAACGCCATCAAGTTCGGCGGCAAGGTCTCGGTCCGTCTCGACGATTCCGACACCGCTACCATCGCCATCGAGGTCGAGGATGACGGGCCGGGGATCGCCCCGGAGGAGCGCGAGAAGGTGTTCGCGCCGTTCTACCGCAGCGACGCCGCGCGGACGCTCAAGGAAGGCAGCGGCTTCGGGCTCGGCCTCTCGATCGTGCGGGCGATCGCGGAGGCGCATCGCGGCACGCTCATGCTCGCGGACCGGGAGGGCGGTGGCCTGCGGGTTCGCCTCGCCTGGCCGCGGCGCTTGTAG
- a CDS encoding GDSL-type esterase/lipase family protein — MLVPLALIGGSLAGFAIGRFSTAVPSYRDQRLVQIRADLRHVEGDYLLALGDSHVARWHARAFCGLPLVNGGLHGATTGDTRELLDELALPRPPRAIILSVGTNDANRKRFREPPEAVLRFRQAFRGLLRQLAGRAELIVIAALPRLDARQVPAFSEEAALEIAGAAAAACRQQGSCLPASGFGDGIPLKDGLHLADYDRAYREADPGICAALAPGDAPRQNRGAGAP; from the coding sequence GTGCTCGTCCCTCTCGCCCTGATCGGCGGATCGTTGGCCGGCTTCGCCATCGGCCGCTTCTCGACCGCAGTGCCCTCCTACCGGGACCAGCGCCTCGTCCAGATCCGGGCCGATCTGCGCCATGTTGAAGGAGATTATCTCCTGGCGCTGGGCGATTCCCATGTCGCGCGCTGGCACGCCCGCGCGTTCTGCGGCCTGCCGCTGGTGAATGGCGGACTGCACGGCGCCACCACCGGCGACACGCGGGAGCTGCTGGACGAACTGGCTCTGCCCCGCCCGCCGCGGGCGATCATCCTGAGCGTCGGCACCAACGACGCCAACCGCAAGCGCTTCCGCGAGCCGCCCGAGGCGGTCCTGCGCTTCCGCCAGGCGTTCCGCGGCCTGCTCCGGCAACTGGCCGGGCGCGCGGAGCTGATCGTGATCGCCGCGCTGCCGCGGCTCGATGCACGGCAGGTGCCCGCCTTCTCGGAGGAGGCAGCCCTCGAGATCGCAGGTGCGGCTGCGGCGGCCTGTCGCCAGCAGGGATCCTGCCTCCCTGCCTCCGGCTTCGGCGACGGCATTCCGCTGAAGGACGGGCTGCATCTGGCCGATTACGACCGCGCCTATCGCGAGGCGGACCCCGGCATCTGCGCGGCGCTGGCACCGGGTGACGCCCCGCGGCAGAACCGCGGCGCAGGGGCGCCATGA
- a CDS encoding NfeD family protein encodes MLPAILSGAWGWVILGLVLIGGEVLAPGIFLLWLGLAALMTGAVVGLVGLGWQAAALVFAGFSLVAVFTGRLLTRRKGEEPDAATGLNDRGRRLIGRVFRLEATMTGGEGRIRIDDSSWRVTGPELLAGSEVRVVRVDGATLIVEKA; translated from the coding sequence ATGCTGCCCGCCATCCTGTCCGGCGCCTGGGGCTGGGTCATCCTCGGCCTCGTCCTCATCGGCGGCGAGGTGCTGGCACCCGGCATCTTCCTGCTCTGGCTCGGGCTCGCCGCCCTTATGACCGGCGCCGTGGTCGGCCTGGTCGGTCTCGGCTGGCAGGCCGCGGCGCTGGTCTTCGCCGGCTTCAGCCTCGTTGCGGTCTTCACGGGCCGCCTGCTGACGCGCCGCAAGGGCGAGGAGCCCGACGCTGCGACCGGGCTCAACGATCGCGGCCGCCGGCTGATCGGCCGCGTCTTCCGGCTGGAGGCGACGATGACAGGCGGCGAGGGCCGCATCCGCATCGACGATTCGTCCTGGCGCGTCACCGGCCCGGAACTCTTGGCCGGGAGCGAGGTGCGTGTCGTGCGCGTCGACGGCGCGACGCTGATCGTCGAGAAGGCGTGA
- the serA gene encoding phosphoglycerate dehydrogenase → MTLPSERLSLSKDRIKVLLLEGINDSAADLLVNAGYTNMTRLPKALDEDALVKALEGVHVLGIRSRTQLTDAVFARADRLFAVGCFSVGTNQVDLHAARSRGVPVFNAPFSNTRSVAELTIGEIVMLLRKITDRSVSAHGGGWDKSANGSFEVRGKVLGIVGYGNIGSQLSTLAEAMGMRVIYYDQTDRLRHGNTEPVDSLHELLGSADIVSLHVPETPQTHGMIGAEQIAAMNPGSYLINNSRGTVVDLDALAAALKSGHLAGAAVDVFPVEPASNNDRFVSPLQGLPNVILTPHVGGSTEEAQERIGAEVARKLIDYSDVGSTVGAVNFPQVQLAARAVGTRFIHVQRNVPGMLRRLNDVFAARDVNIAAQNYQTDGEVGYVVMEAESIGADARDILREIRALDGTIRARLLYQRA, encoded by the coding sequence ATGACACTGCCCAGCGAACGCCTGTCCCTGTCCAAGGACCGCATCAAGGTCCTGCTGCTGGAAGGCATCAACGATTCCGCCGCCGACCTTCTGGTCAATGCCGGCTACACCAACATGACGCGTTTGCCCAAGGCATTGGACGAGGACGCGCTGGTGAAGGCGCTGGAAGGCGTCCATGTCCTGGGCATCCGCTCGCGCACGCAGCTCACCGACGCGGTCTTCGCCCGGGCCGACCGGCTCTTCGCCGTCGGCTGCTTCTCGGTCGGCACCAATCAGGTCGATCTCCACGCAGCGCGCAGCCGTGGCGTGCCGGTCTTCAACGCGCCCTTCTCGAACACCCGCAGCGTCGCCGAGCTCACCATCGGCGAGATCGTCATGCTGCTGCGCAAGATCACCGATCGCTCGGTCTCGGCCCATGGCGGTGGCTGGGACAAGTCGGCCAACGGCTCCTTCGAGGTGCGCGGCAAGGTGCTCGGCATCGTCGGCTACGGCAATATCGGCAGCCAGCTCTCGACCCTGGCCGAGGCGATGGGCATGCGGGTGATCTACTATGATCAGACTGACCGCCTGCGCCACGGCAACACCGAGCCGGTCGACAGCCTGCATGAACTGCTGGGCTCGGCCGACATCGTTTCGCTGCATGTGCCCGAGACGCCGCAGACCCATGGCATGATCGGCGCCGAGCAGATCGCCGCGATGAACCCCGGCAGCTACCTGATCAACAACTCGCGCGGCACGGTCGTCGATCTCGACGCGCTCGCCGCCGCGCTGAAGAGCGGCCACCTCGCCGGTGCAGCCGTCGACGTCTTCCCCGTCGAGCCGGCCTCGAACAACGACCGCTTCGTCTCGCCGCTGCAGGGCCTGCCCAATGTCATCCTCACCCCGCATGTCGGCGGCTCGACGGAAGAAGCGCAGGAGCGCATCGGCGCCGAGGTTGCCCGCAAGCTGATCGATTATTCCGATGTCGGATCGACGGTCGGCGCGGTCAACTTCCCGCAGGTGCAGCTCGCCGCCCGCGCGGTCGGCACGCGCTTCATTCATGTCCAGCGCAACGTGCCGGGCATGCTGAGGCGGCTCAACGACGTCTTCGCCGCCCGCGACGTGAACATCGCCGCCCAGAATTACCAGACGGATGGCGAAGTCGGTTATGTCGTGATGGAGGCGGAGAGCATCGGTGCCGATGCGCGCGACATCCTGCGCGAGATCAGGGCTCTCGACGGCACCATCCGCGCGCGGCTGCTCTACCAGCGCGCCTGA
- a CDS encoding manganese/iron ABC transporter ATP-binding protein → MASIAVEGVTVRYANGVTAVTDASFALGAGTICALVGINGSGKSTLFKTLMGFLKPARGSVSIAGLPVGQALKRGLVAYVPQAEEVDWTFPVLVEDVVMMGRYGHMGLLRIARQADREAVDQALARVNMLEFRTRQIGELSGGQRKRVFLARALAQGGQVILLDEPFTGVDVKTEDAIVALMRELRDEGRLMLVSTHNLGSIPDFCDQVVIINRTVLAAGPTATTFTHDNLQRAFGGALRHFRLGGADLHDDKDERRVTVITDDERPLVLYGKRDSERVAGGKATGETADPAKDRAP, encoded by the coding sequence ATGGCCTCGATTGCGGTCGAGGGCGTGACCGTGCGCTACGCCAATGGCGTGACCGCGGTGACCGACGCCTCCTTCGCGCTCGGGGCCGGCACGATCTGCGCGCTCGTCGGCATCAACGGCTCTGGCAAATCGACGCTGTTCAAGACGCTGATGGGGTTTCTGAAGCCGGCGCGCGGCTCGGTCTCGATCGCGGGGCTGCCGGTGGGCCAGGCGCTGAAGCGCGGGCTCGTCGCCTATGTGCCGCAGGCCGAGGAGGTCGACTGGACCTTCCCCGTCCTGGTCGAGGACGTGGTGATGATGGGCCGCTACGGCCATATGGGCCTCCTGCGGATCGCGCGGCAGGCGGATCGCGAGGCCGTCGACCAGGCGCTGGCGCGCGTCAACATGCTGGAGTTCCGCACCCGCCAGATCGGCGAATTGTCCGGCGGCCAGCGCAAGCGCGTCTTCCTGGCGCGCGCGCTGGCGCAGGGCGGGCAGGTCATCCTGCTCGACGAGCCCTTCACGGGCGTCGACGTGAAGACCGAGGATGCGATCGTGGCGCTGATGCGGGAATTGCGGGACGAAGGCCGGCTGATGCTGGTCTCGACTCATAATCTCGGCTCGATCCCGGATTTCTGCGACCAGGTCGTGATCATCAACAGGACGGTGCTGGCAGCCGGGCCGACCGCGACGACCTTCACCCATGACAATCTCCAGCGCGCTTTCGGCGGCGCGCTGCGTCACTTCCGTCTTGGCGGCGCCGATCTCCATGACGACAAGGACGAGCGGCGCGTCACGGTCATTACCGACGACGAGCGGCCGCTCGTGCTTTACGGCAAGCGCGACAGCGAGCGCGTCGCCGGCGGCAAGGCAACCGGCGAGACGGCCGATCCCGCAAAGGATCGCGCGCCGTGA
- a CDS encoding SPFH domain-containing protein: MDTLSGFSIFVIVLVMLVVITIAFLVKTVPQGYNYTVERFGRYSRTLSAGLNLIVPYIDRIGHKVNVMEQVLDIPSQEAITKDNAGVRIDAAAFYQVLDAAKARYEVSALDDALVTLTMTNIRTVVGSMDLDQLLSHRDEINERLLRVMDAAASPWGVKVTRIEIRDILPPADIVGAMNRQMKAEREKRAAVLEADGMRQAEILRAEGLKQSQILAAEGRKEAAFRDAEARERSAQAEASATAMVSEAISKGDIQAANFLIAERYTDALKAIASAPNSKVVIVPIEAAALAGTVGGIAQLTRAVFGDDAVDGRRTASVPPTGRNA; the protein is encoded by the coding sequence ATGGACACGCTCTCGGGCTTCAGCATCTTCGTGATCGTCCTGGTGATGCTCGTCGTCATCACCATCGCCTTCCTGGTGAAGACGGTGCCGCAGGGCTACAACTACACGGTCGAGCGCTTCGGCCGGTATTCGCGCACGCTCAGTGCGGGCCTCAACCTGATCGTCCCCTATATCGACCGCATCGGCCACAAGGTGAATGTCATGGAGCAGGTGCTCGACATTCCCTCGCAGGAGGCGATCACCAAGGACAATGCCGGCGTGCGCATCGATGCCGCCGCCTTCTACCAGGTGCTGGACGCCGCCAAGGCGCGCTACGAGGTCTCGGCGCTCGACGACGCGCTGGTTACCCTGACCATGACCAATATCCGCACAGTCGTCGGCTCGATGGACCTCGACCAGTTGCTCTCCCACCGCGACGAGATCAACGAGCGGCTGCTGCGGGTGATGGATGCAGCCGCTTCGCCCTGGGGCGTCAAGGTCACCCGCATCGAGATTCGCGACATCCTGCCCCCGGCCGACATCGTTGGCGCGATGAACCGCCAGATGAAGGCGGAGCGCGAGAAGCGAGCCGCCGTGCTGGAGGCCGACGGCATGCGCCAGGCCGAGATCCTGCGGGCCGAAGGGCTCAAGCAATCGCAGATCCTTGCCGCCGAGGGCCGCAAGGAGGCCGCCTTCCGCGACGCCGAAGCGCGCGAGCGCTCCGCCCAGGCCGAGGCTTCCGCCACCGCCATGGTCTCGGAGGCCATCAGCAAGGGCGACATCCAGGCCGCGAACTTCCTGATCGCGGAGCGCTACACCGATGCGCTGAAGGCAATCGCCAGCGCACCTAACAGCAAGGTGGTGATCGTGCCGATCGAGGCCGCAGCGCTCGCCGGAACCGTCGGTGGTATCGCCCAGCTCACCCGCGCCGTGTTCGGCGACGATGCGGTCGACGGCCGGCGAACGGCCTCCGTGCCGCCGACCGGCCGCAACGCCTGA
- a CDS encoding transglutaminase family protein → MKLDVAATLTYGFDSDTQVIAAIEAARSPDQTILSESLTISPDAALVRDLHPETGERRFRAALSGQVEIRYRALVDNGNREPLGPGARQHDWLELPQEVLPYLLPSRFSPSDEFMRFAQREFCSIQGGGARILAVLDWLHEHLDYVHGVSHAQTTAQHTFIDRAGVCRDFTHLGIALTRALNIPARAVSAYALDLDPPDFHAVFEVYLDGRWWLVDPTRLAPVEGMVRIATGRDAADIAFLTSQFNCQCLAQTITVSRAPEGADLQAA, encoded by the coding sequence ATGAAACTCGACGTAGCGGCGACGCTGACCTATGGCTTCGACAGCGACACGCAGGTGATCGCCGCGATCGAGGCCGCGCGCTCGCCCGACCAGACGATCCTCTCGGAAAGTCTCACCATCTCGCCTGACGCGGCGTTGGTGCGCGATCTCCATCCCGAGACGGGTGAACGCCGCTTCCGTGCGGCCCTCTCGGGCCAGGTCGAGATCCGCTACCGGGCGCTGGTCGACAACGGCAACCGCGAGCCTCTCGGCCCCGGCGCGCGCCAGCATGACTGGTTGGAGCTGCCGCAGGAGGTGCTGCCTTATCTGCTGCCGAGCCGGTTCTCGCCCTCGGACGAGTTTATGCGCTTCGCCCAGCGCGAATTCTGCAGCATCCAGGGCGGCGGAGCCCGCATCCTCGCCGTGCTCGACTGGCTGCACGAGCATCTCGACTATGTCCACGGCGTCAGCCACGCCCAGACCACGGCGCAGCACACCTTCATCGATAGGGCCGGCGTCTGCCGCGACTTCACCCATCTCGGCATCGCGCTGACGCGGGCGCTGAACATTCCCGCCCGGGCGGTCAGCGCCTATGCGCTCGACCTCGACCCGCCGGATTTCCACGCCGTCTTCGAGGTCTATCTCGACGGCCGCTGGTGGCTCGTCGATCCGACGCGGCTGGCGCCCGTCGAGGGCATGGTTCGGATCGCGACCGGCCGCGACGCCGCCGACATCGCCTTCCTGACCAGCCAGTTCAACTGCCAGTGCCTGGCCCAGACCATCACGGTTTCGCGCGCCCCGGAGGGCGCCGATCTGCAGGCCGCCTGA
- a CDS encoding LLM class flavin-dependent oxidoreductase codes for MVAISVLDLVPVREGQEPGDALRASIDLARHAEALGYGRYWVAEHHNMVGIASAATAVVIGQLAAATKTIRVGAGGIMLPNHAPLIIAEQFGTLEALFPGRIDLGLGRAPGTDQMTMRAMRRSPMSSDQFPQDVLELQAYFAPAGPSQTIQAVPGAGLNVPLWILGSSLFGSQLAAELGLPYAFASHFAPDALMQALAIYRERFKPSEQLARPYAMPGINVIAAETDAEARHLATSLQQRFVGMVRGQRGKLQPPIDDIETYWSPAEKAHVAGMLRYAFIGSPDTLKRQLGAFMAATRADEIMVTAPIFDHEARKRSYEILAGIAPELGVEARAA; via the coding sequence ATGGTCGCCATCTCCGTTCTCGACCTCGTTCCCGTCCGCGAAGGACAGGAGCCGGGCGATGCGCTCCGCGCCTCGATCGACCTCGCCCGCCATGCCGAAGCCCTCGGCTACGGCCGTTACTGGGTCGCCGAGCACCACAACATGGTCGGCATCGCCAGCGCCGCCACCGCCGTCGTCATCGGCCAGCTCGCCGCCGCGACGAAGACCATCCGCGTCGGCGCCGGCGGCATCATGCTGCCCAACCATGCGCCGCTGATCATCGCCGAGCAGTTTGGAACGCTCGAGGCACTCTTTCCCGGCCGCATCGATCTCGGCCTCGGCCGTGCGCCCGGCACCGACCAGATGACGATGCGGGCGATGCGCCGCAGCCCGATGTCCTCCGACCAGTTCCCGCAGGACGTCCTCGAACTGCAGGCCTATTTTGCCCCGGCGGGGCCCAGCCAGACGATCCAGGCCGTGCCGGGCGCGGGACTCAACGTGCCGCTCTGGATCCTGGGCTCGAGCCTGTTCGGCTCCCAGCTCGCAGCCGAGCTCGGCCTGCCCTATGCCTTCGCCTCGCATTTCGCGCCCGATGCGCTGATGCAGGCGCTGGCGATCTATCGCGAGCGCTTCAAGCCCTCGGAGCAGCTCGCGCGGCCCTACGCCATGCCCGGCATCAACGTCATCGCCGCCGAGACCGATGCCGAGGCACGCCATCTCGCGACCTCGCTGCAGCAGCGCTTCGTCGGCATGGTGCGCGGCCAGCGCGGCAAGCTGCAGCCGCCGATCGACGACATCGAGACCTACTGGTCGCCGGCCGAAAAGGCCCATGTCGCGGGCATGCTGCGCTACGCCTTCATCGGTTCGCCGGACACGCTGAAGCGCCAGCTCGGCGCCTTCATGGCCGCGACACGTGCCGACGAGATCATGGTCACGGCGCCGATCTTCGACCATGAGGCGCGGAAGCGCTCCTACGAGATCCTGGCCGGCATCGCGCCGGAGCTGGGGGTTGAAGCCAGAGCGGCCTGA
- a CDS encoding metal ABC transporter permease has product MIDLLLEPFGYQYMVRAIWVSALVGGVCAFLSCFLMLKGWSLMGDALAHAIVPGVALAYLLKVPYAAGAFFSGMLAALAMALVRLRTQLREDAVIGIVFTTFFAAGLLIVSINPTSVNVQSIVLGNILGISDEDVVQVAIIAIVSLAVLMLRWRDLMLVFFDENQARAVGLSPTRLKILFFVLLSACTVAALQTVGAVLVIAMVITPGATAYLLCDRFGRLICLAVALGVVTSVAGAYASYFLDGSTGGLIVVFQTILFLLAFVFAPKHGRLAAARAARAVPETGP; this is encoded by the coding sequence GTGATCGATCTTCTGCTGGAACCCTTCGGCTACCAATACATGGTCCGGGCGATCTGGGTTTCGGCGCTGGTCGGCGGCGTCTGCGCCTTTCTCTCCTGCTTCCTGATGCTGAAGGGCTGGTCGCTGATGGGCGATGCGCTGGCCCACGCGATCGTGCCCGGCGTCGCGCTCGCCTATCTGCTCAAGGTGCCCTACGCGGCCGGCGCCTTCTTCTCGGGCATGCTGGCGGCGCTCGCCATGGCACTGGTGCGGCTGCGCACGCAATTGCGCGAGGACGCCGTCATCGGCATCGTTTTCACCACCTTCTTCGCGGCGGGGCTCCTGATCGTCTCGATCAACCCGACCTCGGTGAACGTGCAGTCGATCGTGCTCGGCAACATCCTCGGCATCTCGGACGAGGATGTCGTCCAGGTCGCGATCATCGCCATCGTCTCGCTCGCCGTGCTCATGCTGCGCTGGCGCGACCTGATGCTGGTCTTCTTCGACGAGAACCAGGCGCGCGCCGTCGGGCTGTCCCCGACCCGGCTGAAGATCCTGTTCTTCGTCTTGCTCAGCGCCTGCACAGTGGCCGCGCTGCAGACGGTCGGGGCCGTGCTGGTGATCGCGATGGTGATCACGCCGGGCGCCACCGCCTATCTTCTCTGCGACCGGTTCGGCCGGCTGATCTGCCTGGCGGTGGCGCTGGGCGTCGTGACCAGCGTGGCGGGCGCCTATGCGAGCTATTTCTTGGACGGCTCGACCGGCGGGCTGATCGTGGTGTTCCAGACGATCCTGTTCCTGCTCGCCTTCGTCTTCGCGCCCAAGCACGGGCGGCTGGCGGCGGCGCGGGCCGCGCGGGCCGTCCCGGAGACGGGCCCATGA
- a CDS encoding response regulator, with protein sequence MSRTPHILVVEDDREIATLVSRFLRNNDFRVRAVPNGREMDAALRDGRFDLIVLDLMLPGEDGLSLCRRLRSDGTIPIIMLTAKSEEIDRILGLEMGADDYLVKPFNPRELLARIRAVLRRAGAAPAAEVGDSPVLAFAGWRLDKAVRRLFNPDGERVPLTGAELDLLLAFCERPRRVLSRDQLLDLTQGRMAAPFERSIDVLVSRLRQKMERNPREPELIQTIRSGGYMFSPEIERPAESAER encoded by the coding sequence ATGAGCAGAACGCCCCATATCCTCGTGGTCGAGGACGACCGCGAGATCGCGACGCTGGTCTCGCGCTTCCTCCGCAACAACGACTTCCGCGTCCGGGCCGTCCCCAATGGGCGGGAGATGGATGCGGCCCTGCGCGACGGCCGCTTCGACCTGATCGTGCTCGACCTGATGCTGCCGGGCGAGGACGGGCTGAGCCTGTGCCGCCGGCTGCGCAGCGACGGCACGATCCCGATCATCATGCTCACCGCCAAGAGCGAGGAGATCGACCGCATCCTCGGTCTCGAAATGGGCGCCGACGATTACCTCGTGAAGCCGTTCAATCCGCGCGAGCTCTTGGCGCGGATCCGCGCGGTGCTGCGGCGCGCCGGCGCCGCCCCGGCCGCCGAGGTGGGCGACAGCCCGGTGCTGGCCTTCGCCGGCTGGCGGCTCGACAAGGCGGTGCGGCGTCTCTTCAACCCGGACGGCGAGCGCGTGCCGCTGACGGGCGCCGAACTCGACCTCCTGCTTGCCTTCTGCGAACGGCCGCGGCGCGTGCTGTCGCGCGACCAGCTGCTGGACCTGACGCAGGGGCGCATGGCCGCGCCCTTCGAGCGTTCGATCGACGTGCTCGTTAGCCGGCTGCGCCAGAAGATGGAGCGCAATCCGCGCGAGCCCGAACTGATCCAGACCATCCGCTCCGGCGGCTACATGTTCTCCCCCGAGATCGAGCGGCCGGCCGAAAGCGCGGAGCGATGA